Proteins encoded in a region of the Drosophila busckii strain San Diego stock center, stock number 13000-0081.31 chromosome 2L, ASM1175060v1, whole genome shotgun sequence genome:
- the LOC108608528 gene encoding serine/threonine-protein phosphatase 2A activator has protein sequence MADANILTVPAVEKRVNNMGDLAQWQRSRAYHDLIGYVNGTSSAVQGIRSTDEMYESEMLRKLLELFTALEQLMERYPPLEQPQRFGNKSYRDWAAAMREEMPKMLTEILPITKHKYLNELLQYLMESFGNATRIDYGTGHELSFMFFLCALFKAEILLEQDIVSTALRVFKCYLELVRQLQRTYNMEPAGSQGVWALDDFQFVPFIWGSAQLAVKSPFDPAKFVDEQVINDFKEHYMFISCIDYICKVKTGHFGEHSNQLWSISAVPSWVKINTGLVKMYQKEILAKFPVIQHVYFGELMSFEPVAPGTALSNARLGNVAPPPSKRICIAAPVVLPPPAEALLADASVGDSSSESSDNSVVLRPRTESPASLVGIECSGSGDKPTNPPEELVKPQPTE, from the exons ATGGCAGACGCCAATATATTAACAG TGCCGGCTGTTGAAAAACGCGTGAATAATATGGGCGATTTGGCTCAATGGCAACGATCTCGCGCTTACCACGATCTAATTGGCTATGTCAATGGCACTAGCTCAGCCGTACAGGGTATCAGGAGCACAGATGAAATGTACGAATCAGAAATGCTGCGTAAATTGTTGGAATTATTTACAGCGTTGGAACAGCTAATGGAGCGTTATCCACCGCTTGAGCAGCCGCAACGTTTTGGCAATAAATCGTATAGAGATTGGGCTGCTGCCATGCGTGAGGAAATGCCCAAAATGCTGACAGAGATATTGCCCAtaacaaagcataaatatttgaacgaactgctgcaatatttaatgGAATCATTTGGCAATGCCACGCGCATTGATTACGGCACAGGACATGAGCTCTCCTTTATGTTCTTTCTGTGTGCACTATTCAAGGCGGAGATATTGCTGGAGCAGGATATTGTGAGCACAGCGCTGCGTGtgtttaaatgttatttgGAGCTTGTGCGTCAGCTGCAGCGCACATATAACATGGAGCCGGCCGGTAGCCAAGGTGTCTGGGCGTTGGATGATTTTCAGTTTGTCCCCTTCATATGGGGCAGCGCACAGTTGGCGG TCAAAAGCCCCTTTGATCCTGCCAAGTTTGTGGATGAACAGGTCATTAATGACTTTAAGGAGCATTATATGTTCATTAGCTGCATTGATTACATCTGCAAGGTGAAGACGGGACACTTTGGCGAGCACTCCAATCAGCTGTGGAGCATTTCAGCTGTGCCCTCGTGGGTTAAAATCAATACGGGCCTGGTCAAGATGTATCAAAAAGAG ATACTGGCCAAGTTTCCTGTCATTCAACACGTTTACTTTGGTGAGCTCATGTCCTTCGAACCAGTTGCGCCCGGCACAGCGTTAAGCAATGCACGGCTAGGAAACGTAGCACCGCCGCCTTCCAAACGAATCTGCATTGCGGCACCAGTGGTATTACCACCGCCAGCGGAGGCACTGCTAGCTGATGCCAGTGTCGGTGACTCGAGCAGTGAGAGCAGCGATAATAGCGTTGTCTTGCGTCCACGCACAGAATCTCCCGCTTCACTAGTGGGCATTGAGTGCTCCGGCTCCGGTGATAAGCCTACGAATCCACCGGAAGAACTTGTCAAGCCGCAGCCAACAGAGTAG
- the LOC108608529 gene encoding putative oligosaccharyltransferase complex subunit CG9662 → MLETLYNLPFHILVPPNIRVRRFSIPLPSAMAVFSVVLLSYFLVTGGIIYDVIVEPPSVGATVDEHGHSKPVAFLPYRVNAQYIIEGLASSFLFTMGGLGFIIMDTIHSPGKTHLNRMLLTSMGFIFILVSFFSTWLFMRMKLPSYLQP, encoded by the exons atgttagaAACTTTGTATAATTTACCGTTTCACATACTGGTGCCGCCGAACATCAGAGTGCGTCGCTTCAGCATACCGCTGCCCTCGGCTATGGCAGTTTTCTCTGTAGTGCTGCTCTCTTACTTTTTGGTTACAGGCG gCATTATATACGATGTGATTGTGGAGCCGCCTAGCGTGGGCGCTACAGTGGACGAGCATGGTCATTCGAAGCCGGTGGCGTTTCTTCCTTATCGCGTGAATGCGCAGTATATCATCGAAGGGCTCGCCAGCAGCTTTCTCTTTACCATGGGCGGACTGGGATTCATCATAATGGACACCATACACTCGCCTGGCAAAACGCATCTCAATCGCATGCTGCTCACCTCCATGGGCTTCATCTTTATACTCGTTTCCTTCTTCTCCACTTGGCTGTTTATGCGCATGAAGCTGCCAAGTTATTTGCAGccttaa
- the LOC108608527 gene encoding uncharacterized protein LOC108608527 isoform X1 has product MSKKCSVRSLSDSSLAELANLLVSTISYAQYAPDVQLDINIVMVELNEYLTQNGATSNIYQDLLRVILSSDYLEANMRFTCLQMLLNCGVTFLVTEVFPFSYYEKILQVIAAQGSGLRVLNLKGIWVKEEHMHYMYAIVRRCKQLVKLYVPYIANDQLLEEISLNCAKLQILDISGETDITEIGIDFLAKGVCAQSLTVLDVGMPGEENICYSDIALILERCSHVETLSTYSFVGAALKFIYDNIDTNFKCRLKYAHDTSTDEDTLRIIMQTCPQLETLYMDSPKLGALRALQNGTLRKLKICKFAVAELLALLERPLGRNLRHLTMIKGTGNLELGKLARLCPALIDLDCYLIESLSYAQCHVRFQQLEGLEILSSDILTSSLKSFVCNCTDLKRLAVDSVDITDEDIISIFVQHDFHILEDIWFTLAPSLTVQAVELLMDSCPELQSVGQLTGWSLTPDDLALIRGLLKSGNSSLVLTQNAPAIDVNWLVWLQQPLGVEQTFL; this is encoded by the exons ATGTCGAAGAAATGCAGCGTGCGCAGCTTGAGCGACAGCTCCTTGGCAGAACTGGCCAATCTGCTGGTGTCCACCATAAGCTATGCCCAATATGCGCCGGATGTGCAGCTGGACATAAATATAGTGATGGTGGAGCTGAATGAATATTTAACACAGAATGGCGCCACTTCAAACATATATCAGGATCTGCTGCGTGTTATACTCAGCTCGGATTATTTGGAGGCCAACATGCGCTTCACCTGCCTGCAAATGTTGCTCAATTGTGGCGTCACCTTTCTGGTAACCGAAGTGTTTCCCTTCAGCTACTACGAGAAGATATTGCAAGTGATTGCGGCGCAGGGATCTGGACTGCGTGTGCTGAATCTCAAGGGTATTTGGGTCAAGGAGGAGCATATGCATTATATGTATGCAATAGTGCGACGCTGCAAGCAGCTGGTGAAGCTCTATGTGCCCTATATAGCCAACGATCAGCTGCTGGAGGAGATTAGCCTCAATTGTGCCAAATTGCAAATACTTGATATATCTGGAGAAACGGATATTACAGAAATAGGCATAGACTTTTTGGCTAAAGGTGTGTGCGCTCAATCGTTGACAGTGCTGGATGTGGGCATGCCTGGTGAGGAGAACATATGTTATTCGGATATAGCTTTAATCTTAGAGCGTTGCTCGCATGTGGAAACTCTTTCCACCTACAGCTTTGTGGgtgctgctttaaaatttatctatGACAACATTGATACCAACTTCAAGTGTCGCCTGAAGTATGCGCATGACACCTCCACGGATGAGGACACCTTGCGTATAATAATGCAAACCTGTCCACAGCTGGAGACGCTCTACATGGACTCACCCAAACTTGGTGCATTGCGTGCTTTGCAAAATGGCACACTACGCAAGCTTAAGATTTGCAAATTTGCTGTCGCTGAGCTCTTGGCGCTGCTCGAGCGTCCCTTGGGCCGCAATCTGCGTCACTTGACCATGATTAAGGGCACTGGCAATCTGGAGCTGGGCAAGCTAGCACGGCTTTGCCCTGCCTTAATAGATTTGGACTGTTATCTGATAGAGAGCTTAAGCTATGCGCAGTGTCATGTGCGCTTTCAGCAGCTGGAAGGACTGGAGATTCTTAGCAGCGATATTCTGACAAGCTCCTTGAAGAGCTTCGTATGCAATTGCACTGATCTTAAACGCCTGGCAGTGGATTCTGTAGATATAACAGATGAGGATATTATTAG CATATTTGTGCAGCACGATTTTCATATCCTGGAAGATATTTGGTTTACCTTGGCACCCTCGCTTACAGTGCAGGCCGTGGAg CTACTTATGGACAGCTGCCCGGAGCTGCAGTCTGTGGGTCAATTAACCGGCTGGTCACTTACTCCAGATGATCTAGCACTCATACGTGGTCTATTGAAAAGCGGCAACTCGAGTCTTGTACTTACGCAAAACG CGCCTGCAATAGATGTTAATTGGTTGGTTTGGCTGCAACAGCCGCTTGGTGTggagcaaacatttttataa
- the LOC108608527 gene encoding uncharacterized protein LOC108608527 isoform X2, whose translation MSKKCSVRSLSDSSLAELANLLVSTISYAQYAPDVQLDINIVMVELNEYLTQNGATSNIYQDLLRVILSSDYLEANMRFTCLQMLLNCGVTFLVTEVFPFSYYEKILQVIAAQGSGLRVLNLKGIWVKEEHMHYMYAIVRRCKQLVKLYVPYIANDQLLEEISLNCAKLQILDISGETDITEIGIDFLAKGVCAQSLTVLDVGMPGEENICYSDIALILERCSHVETLSTYSFVGAALKFIYDNIDTNFKCRLKYAHDTSTDEDTLRIIMQTCPQLETLYMDSPKLGALRALQNGTLRKLKICKFAVAELLALLERPLGRNLRHLTMIKGTGNLELGKLARLCPALIDLDCYLIESLSYAQCHVRFQQLEGLEILSSDILTSSLKSFVCNCTDLKRLAVDSVDITDEDIISIFVQHDFHILEDIWFTLAPSLTVQAVELLMDSCPELQSVGQLTGWSLTPDDLALIRGLLKSGNSSLRLQ comes from the exons ATGTCGAAGAAATGCAGCGTGCGCAGCTTGAGCGACAGCTCCTTGGCAGAACTGGCCAATCTGCTGGTGTCCACCATAAGCTATGCCCAATATGCGCCGGATGTGCAGCTGGACATAAATATAGTGATGGTGGAGCTGAATGAATATTTAACACAGAATGGCGCCACTTCAAACATATATCAGGATCTGCTGCGTGTTATACTCAGCTCGGATTATTTGGAGGCCAACATGCGCTTCACCTGCCTGCAAATGTTGCTCAATTGTGGCGTCACCTTTCTGGTAACCGAAGTGTTTCCCTTCAGCTACTACGAGAAGATATTGCAAGTGATTGCGGCGCAGGGATCTGGACTGCGTGTGCTGAATCTCAAGGGTATTTGGGTCAAGGAGGAGCATATGCATTATATGTATGCAATAGTGCGACGCTGCAAGCAGCTGGTGAAGCTCTATGTGCCCTATATAGCCAACGATCAGCTGCTGGAGGAGATTAGCCTCAATTGTGCCAAATTGCAAATACTTGATATATCTGGAGAAACGGATATTACAGAAATAGGCATAGACTTTTTGGCTAAAGGTGTGTGCGCTCAATCGTTGACAGTGCTGGATGTGGGCATGCCTGGTGAGGAGAACATATGTTATTCGGATATAGCTTTAATCTTAGAGCGTTGCTCGCATGTGGAAACTCTTTCCACCTACAGCTTTGTGGgtgctgctttaaaatttatctatGACAACATTGATACCAACTTCAAGTGTCGCCTGAAGTATGCGCATGACACCTCCACGGATGAGGACACCTTGCGTATAATAATGCAAACCTGTCCACAGCTGGAGACGCTCTACATGGACTCACCCAAACTTGGTGCATTGCGTGCTTTGCAAAATGGCACACTACGCAAGCTTAAGATTTGCAAATTTGCTGTCGCTGAGCTCTTGGCGCTGCTCGAGCGTCCCTTGGGCCGCAATCTGCGTCACTTGACCATGATTAAGGGCACTGGCAATCTGGAGCTGGGCAAGCTAGCACGGCTTTGCCCTGCCTTAATAGATTTGGACTGTTATCTGATAGAGAGCTTAAGCTATGCGCAGTGTCATGTGCGCTTTCAGCAGCTGGAAGGACTGGAGATTCTTAGCAGCGATATTCTGACAAGCTCCTTGAAGAGCTTCGTATGCAATTGCACTGATCTTAAACGCCTGGCAGTGGATTCTGTAGATATAACAGATGAGGATATTATTAG CATATTTGTGCAGCACGATTTTCATATCCTGGAAGATATTTGGTTTACCTTGGCACCCTCGCTTACAGTGCAGGCCGTGGAg CTACTTATGGACAGCTGCCCGGAGCTGCAGTCTGTGGGTCAATTAACCGGCTGGTCACTTACTCCAGATGATCTAGCACTCATACGTGGTCTATTGAAAAGCGGCAACTCGAGTCTT CGCCTGCAATAG
- the LOC108608527 gene encoding uncharacterized protein LOC108608527 isoform X3 yields MSKKCSVRSLSDSSLAELANLLVSTISYAQYAPDVQLDINIVMVELNEYLTQNGATSNIYQDLLRVILSSDYLEANMRFTCLQMLLNCGVTFLVTEVFPFSYYEKILQVIAAQGSGLRVLNLKGIWVKEEHMHYMYAIVRRCKQLVKLYVPYIANDQLLEEISLNCAKLQILDISGETDITEIGIDFLAKGVCAQSLTVLDVGMPGEENICYSDIALILERCSHVETLSTYSFVGAALKFIYDNIDTNFKCRLKYAHDTSTDEDTLRIIMQTCPQLETLYMDSPKLGALRALQNGTLRKLKICKFAVAELLALLERPLGRNLRHLTMIKGTGNLELGKLARLCPALIDLDCYLIESLSYAQCHVRFQQLEGLEILSSDILTSSLKSFVCNCTDLKRLAVDSVDITDEDIISTIFISWKIFGLPWHPRLQCRPWSYLWTAARSCSLWVN; encoded by the exons ATGTCGAAGAAATGCAGCGTGCGCAGCTTGAGCGACAGCTCCTTGGCAGAACTGGCCAATCTGCTGGTGTCCACCATAAGCTATGCCCAATATGCGCCGGATGTGCAGCTGGACATAAATATAGTGATGGTGGAGCTGAATGAATATTTAACACAGAATGGCGCCACTTCAAACATATATCAGGATCTGCTGCGTGTTATACTCAGCTCGGATTATTTGGAGGCCAACATGCGCTTCACCTGCCTGCAAATGTTGCTCAATTGTGGCGTCACCTTTCTGGTAACCGAAGTGTTTCCCTTCAGCTACTACGAGAAGATATTGCAAGTGATTGCGGCGCAGGGATCTGGACTGCGTGTGCTGAATCTCAAGGGTATTTGGGTCAAGGAGGAGCATATGCATTATATGTATGCAATAGTGCGACGCTGCAAGCAGCTGGTGAAGCTCTATGTGCCCTATATAGCCAACGATCAGCTGCTGGAGGAGATTAGCCTCAATTGTGCCAAATTGCAAATACTTGATATATCTGGAGAAACGGATATTACAGAAATAGGCATAGACTTTTTGGCTAAAGGTGTGTGCGCTCAATCGTTGACAGTGCTGGATGTGGGCATGCCTGGTGAGGAGAACATATGTTATTCGGATATAGCTTTAATCTTAGAGCGTTGCTCGCATGTGGAAACTCTTTCCACCTACAGCTTTGTGGgtgctgctttaaaatttatctatGACAACATTGATACCAACTTCAAGTGTCGCCTGAAGTATGCGCATGACACCTCCACGGATGAGGACACCTTGCGTATAATAATGCAAACCTGTCCACAGCTGGAGACGCTCTACATGGACTCACCCAAACTTGGTGCATTGCGTGCTTTGCAAAATGGCACACTACGCAAGCTTAAGATTTGCAAATTTGCTGTCGCTGAGCTCTTGGCGCTGCTCGAGCGTCCCTTGGGCCGCAATCTGCGTCACTTGACCATGATTAAGGGCACTGGCAATCTGGAGCTGGGCAAGCTAGCACGGCTTTGCCCTGCCTTAATAGATTTGGACTGTTATCTGATAGAGAGCTTAAGCTATGCGCAGTGTCATGTGCGCTTTCAGCAGCTGGAAGGACTGGAGATTCTTAGCAGCGATATTCTGACAAGCTCCTTGAAGAGCTTCGTATGCAATTGCACTGATCTTAAACGCCTGGCAGTGGATTCTGTAGATATAACAGATGAGGATATTATTAG CACGATTTTCATATCCTGGAAGATATTTGGTTTACCTTGGCACCCTCGCTTACAGTGCAGGCCGTGGAg CTACTTATGGACAGCTGCCCGGAGCTGCAGTCTGTGGGTCAATTAA